The sequence TGACTACGGCGTTTACCAACCAGATTCACCAGCGCTCTTTGGGTACCAAAATCCTTAGCATTTTTTTTAAGGTGATTGGTTAGGTGATTGATCCGCAAGGTAAACAAAGCAACCTGGGATTCGGCATTTCCGGAGTCAGACTCACTATTGCCATGCTTTTTGAACAATTTCTTCTTTACGTCTGCAGTCAGATACATCTTCTGAATATTTACTTTT comes from Bacteroidia bacterium and encodes:
- the rpsO gene encoding 30S ribosomal protein S15, coding for MYLTADVKKKLFKKHGNSESDSGNAESQVALFTLRINHLTNHLKKNAKDFGTQRALVNLVGKRRSQLDYLKNTDIEKYREVIKKLNIRK